Proteins encoded together in one Triticum dicoccoides isolate Atlit2015 ecotype Zavitan chromosome 7B, WEW_v2.0, whole genome shotgun sequence window:
- the LOC119338349 gene encoding uncharacterized protein LOC119338349 produces the protein MESCDELARESDDLRKRLRDAPDVTTLNNEVEALQRDKEILRTNLNKAEEETLPPQKQPCVSTSLPVGGTRGPSASRPSPTMSTSSSSSSSTVSWRGPNQVQRRHPQEALHEQD, from the exons ATGGAGTCCTGCGACGAGCTCGCCAGGGAGAGCGACGACCTGCGCAAGCGCCTGCGGGACGCCCCCGAC GTTACCACACTGAACAATGAAGTGGAAGCCCTGCAGAGGGACAAGGAGATACTGAGGACCAATCTAAACAAAGCAGAGGAGGAAACCCTACCGCCGCAGAAGCAGCCATG TGTATCGACCTCGTTGCCGGTGGGAGGAACAAGAGGACCAAGCGCGTCGCGCCCAAGTCCGACGATGTCTACCTCAAGCTCCTCGTCAAG CTCTACCGTTTCCTGGCGAGGACCAAATCAAGTTCAACGTCGTCATCCTCAAGAGGCTCTTCATGAGCAAGACTAA
- the LOC119339275 gene encoding WAT1-related protein At1g09380-like — translation MAEGDVAPAVPAMSVAEARRRSSRHKAERVALPAGMVLVQLLTVGTMLLSEVALNRGMHPLVLLVYRNLVAAVAVAPLAAVFEREMWKKVNLTVLGWISINAMFGVLLAMGLYYWGLRDTSAAYAVNFPNLIPVATFLIAVVLRAELWAERLSLSHWPGRMKLLGAAVGVAGTMVVSFCKGTHLPLPYLHFHDHAHAGAPTAAPQPHGARDMAAGTLCLCGSCISYALWFVVQTRVAKVFPSQYWATALTCAAGSLQSAAAAAVAFALTPTGDRHGWAAEWRLGWDLRLVTVVYSGVFNTGATFVLVSWAVARRGPVYPPMFNSLSLVVTAAVDAVFLGTDLYLGGFLGAALVVAGLYAFLWGKRKELAAAAKGDDREQGLRRGDIDDGIA, via the exons ATGGCGGAGGGCGACGTGGCGCCGGCAGTGCCGGCCATGTCTGTGgcggaggcgaggaggaggagcagcaggcaCAAGGCGGAGCGGGTGGCGCTGCCGGCCGGCATGGTGCTGGTGCAGCTGCTGACGGTGGGCACCATGCTGCTGTCGGAGGTGGCTCTGAACCGCGGGATGCACCCCCTGGTCCTGCTCGTCTACCgcaacctcgtcgccgccgtcgccgtcgcccccctcgccgccgtctTCGAGAG GGAGATGTGGAAGAAGGTGAACCTCACCGTGCtgggctggatctccatcaacgctATGTTCGG AGTTTTGCTGGCGATGGGGCTGTACTACTGGGGCCTGCGGGACACCAGCGCCGCCTACGCCGTCAACTTCCCCAACCTCATCCCCGTGGCCACCTTCCTCATTGCCGTCGTGCTGCGGGCTGAGCTGT GGGCCgagcgcctctccctctcccactggCCCGGCAGGATGAAGCTCCTGGGCGCGGCGGTGGGCGTCGCCGGCACCATGGTGGTCAGCTTCTGCAAGGGCACTCACCTCCCGCTGCCGTACCTCCATTTCCACGACCACGCCCACGCCGGCGCGCCGACGGCCGCGCCACAACCACATGGCGCCCGCGACATGGCCGCTGGCACGCTGTGCCTGTGCGGGAGCTGCATCAGCTACGCGCTCTGGTTCGTCGTGCAGACCAGGGTCGCCAAGGTGTTCCCGTCCCAGTACTGGGCCACCGCGCTCACCTGCGCCGCGGGCAGCCTGCAGTCCGCCGCGGCGGCTGCCGTGGCATTCGCCCTCACCCCCACCGGCGACAGACATGGCTGGGCGGCGGAGTGGAGGCTGGGGTGGGACCTGCGCCTGGTCACGGTGGTGTACTCCGGGGTGTTCAACACGGGCGCCACGTTCGTGCTCGTGTCGTGGGCGGTGGCGCGCCGCGGGCCCGTGTACCCGCCCATGTTCAACTCGCTGTCGCTGGTGGTCACCGCCGCAGTCGACGCCGTGTTTCTCGGCACCGACCTCTACCTCGGCGGTTTTCTCGGGGCGGCGCTCGTCGTCGCAGGCCTCTACGCATTCCTATGGGGCAAGCGCAAGGAGCTCGCCGCTGCCGCCAAAGGGGACGACCGCGAGCAGGGGCTGCGGCGAGGAGACATCGACGATGGCATCGCCTAG